agcTATAgtctcatagaaagaagactaaaaagaggacaccccactgacctcattaaagaaataaaatagtcaaactcgatgatggtatcccgctggtaGCTATTCACGtgttatttagtaattaagttagaaaaatgtaccgaatgtccagctggacaatatgtaaagtacaaattcaataataataataaaaaaatgcttGCGAGACAGACatcaatgaataaaaaaagaaaaaaatatgcacTGTCTATAATGCAAAAAGCATCActgcttttttttaatagaaaatttttttggAGAGGCATTTCCTTTTTTAGAAGGCTTTATTCTAAACAgcgaacaattttttctctattctaACCAATAAATGTCACAGTTAATACTAGAGATGTCAAAAAAAGGAGTAAACAACTGCAGTGTtgacgaaataataaaactgattaAGGTTGGTATTATTGTGAATTGATATGAGCTTATGCCTCCTATACTACATCCTGTACTATAATAGGATAAATTCTAGTGCCGCGAATTTAACTGCCCAAGAGCGTAGTCGAGCCAACGGAAAATAgtttatttaacgaaattattgataaaaaaattgatcaaaattattaatcagtAATAACTATGATCACTCTCAAATATCGTATTTACTTCCGTTATTATTGGAAAAGACATTGCCAAGCCATAAATTGGTCACCTTCTAATACcataaattccaattaaattaatgtatattaaCATTAGTTAATTTACGttattagataataaatagattgtAGATTATCATGTAAAATCTGAGCAGATAAATAGACTATATTACGACCCAAAAAGTAGAATTGTTGAATCGTTAGAACCGTCACTCTGAGCTTAGAgtctaaataaatttcataaaagtgccaatatttgttaaagcataaaatctattataattcagttctaaatataaattagtgttcaagttaatttttcttgtaatgcatttctttattttaacattaagTTAGTTTTTCGAATTGTTCGAAATTAAAACGCGAACAGAGTGCTTCAGCACTTCACGGGCTGCAACCTCACCAAATTTCCCAAAATCTTGGAAAGACCATGCAACACTTATATTAATGGGAAACTCGAAATCTAGTactctcttatttttttctaaacaatcttattatatgcattaattatttttctatttattcaaactatattatatattactttaaaatagAACATTGGCATAATCTTTCTCTAAACTATCAAAATATTCAAGTATTTCTTATACATCTCTGCATATTTGTAGTACAAAACGTTAAAAGGCATTATCTCCTTATATGTGACAATATGTgctgtaaataaaaatgtaatgtaCAAAGAACGAAATACACTATAgggataatttttattacatatgtaaCTGGGATACATCCGATTTTCATTCAAGTTCATGTAGTTGACAATAGCACAGTGAAATAACTCATTGCGGTTTGAATAATCTGAAAGTATAAACAGTAGTCCAATTACGAATAATTGTgcgattatttaaaatgtgtCGTAGTAAGAAGATTTTACCGAGAGAAATGTTTCCATTGACATGACCGAAAGTTTGAAAGctgttattttgttaaataccATAGTCCTTGtgagtaaaaatatatataaattatgacaCCTTTTAGGAAATATATACCACACTACCTCGCATCTAAATGAATCAATTTTGAATTAACCCTTTGGAATATGAATGGTGAAAAAGGtatcaaagaaatatgaaatattcttacGCCGCGGCGTACACTTCTTCACTGTGATTTAATAGCGTTTGTCCTGGAAAGCAAAggatgaatatatgtatagcttGTGCCAATGCAAGTGCTCCAAATCGCATCACGTTCCTTGTATTGCCTAAATTCAAGACTGTCTAGAAATAGTGAAGTGTTTATGTATTCTAATTGAGAAATGATCTTCTAATTTAGTTTGTATATCCAAATACCTACTTCAACTCCACCAATGCTAAGACTGACGACGTTAAAAAACATCTGAGCTAATATGGATTTAGTGAAAAATGATTCAACGAGGTTTGCGTATCTacgaagaatataatattcaatagtTTCTCACTCGAAATAAATGAACACTGTGACTATATATTAACACAATAAGATTACCAACTTTATTGCATTTTGATGTCTTCTTATGcaaagcaataattttttaaaaattttcttctgttcgTCCGGTGATAACTCGACGTCTTTATACTTTTCGAGTAAGTCATAATCCTTTAAGTTTATTAAGCTACTTGTATCGAAAATGTGAATAGTTTTCAATTCATAACtggaaaatattgttttcgGAATCAAATGTtgcgaaattattaaattaataaagacgAACTTTACCTGACTATTGCAAACAAAGCACTGGCATGGTGGACGTATAGCAAGTACGTGCTATCGCAAGATGCGATTACATGAGGAACTATAAACATTGATACGTACAAAGGTATAAATAggtaatagaaatattcttgTATGTCTATGCCATAATCGATTTCGATTGGTAAGCTTCTCTCTTCAGAATGATTGACGAGTTCATTTATCAATGATACTGTTGGTATCAGTACAAAAGCTGTGattgttatataaatgtacGCTAGAATGGAAATGCTCTTAAAGAACGatgaaagaatttctttcattttgaaatCTAATGCACTTACAGacataataaagtataattttgcTTCCTTGTCTGGCATAATATTGAAGAATCATATTTTCTGGACGATTCATGTAGTAGTTATGatcatttttaatgaataagaGTATATTTTTGAACtgtaataagaaaaagaagaaagattgttcgataaaaataagaagacaGGAGTTTGTTCtaaattacaagaattttGCAAAGATATCTTTGAAAGTTCCTTCGTGCTTTCATCATTACGTGTAAATGTTAATGGCAGCGTGGAGCAAGCTCTCCTTTTGCTTGagaaaattactatttattgcGCAATAGAATCTGaactaaattaattaatcgtattcaactttgaatatttgtagACTAAACGAGATAAAGGACCGTCCATACCTTTTCCGTATTAAAAATCAGGTTAAAATAAGATGCCACTTGAAGAAAGATTGTTACCATCGGTGGTATGCATTCGATGATGGAATCCACACTGATACTCCACACATTGACTAATCCTCTAACCtggaaaagatatataaaatataagattacaaaaataattaaatgaaggCATGTTTAAGACATTGATGCTtgaaaaaagtaagaaattcTATTCCATGCCAAATTGtcacattttctataaaagtttaaactattcattgatatataaataattcattaaacgCATGAAATTATCCACTTGATCTGTTATTAATCAATCATATGAGATTCAGACATTGATCATCTGAATTGGTTAAGCAATCACAAGCAGATTCGGGATTTCTGCCTGACCAGCCGAGCTAGACAGACCTGAGAAACTGTGCTTCAGTGAAAGTGCGACTGGCAGTGAATTTAGTTGAACGAAAAGACAACAAACACTGGCAAATGTTAAAGCTAcaaaatgcaacagcaaataccaccactcaaaataacgaacaaaggtgaaatatattacataaataaagctacaaaagaaatggaaacgaTTCAAAATCAAGAAGAAAACAGCTACGATGACGAACTATCATATCAAGATGAACATTAGAAGACAGCAACAACGCacaaaaagcgtaaaataatACCAGGCCCAAGCGCCATGGAAACTTTACATACAGAAAAGCAACAATGGCTACAAGACATCCCACTCCAAAATTCATTCGGTTcactaataaaagaaatagacATGGACCCAAAAGAAAAGGTCACAACTCATAACGTTAAACCACTACAAATTTACATAGATGCCCAAGTAATAGATCCACTAATCGAATTATTGAACAACACTGTTGGAAAAGAAAACTACAGTATAAAGCAATTAAAACTAGGACAAGTAAAAGTATTATACAAAGTATTATAGGTGAAAACAGAAAACATATAAACAAATTcgcaaagaaaatgaaaattaaaataaaagatcataataataacgaattctcaaaattcataGAGATACTCTCTGCGCATGAGAATGCCAATTACTCTCTATGAAAAGCCACgtacaaaataaagaagccaatAAAACTAAGCCCAACAATCAGAAAAGCAGACAACACATGGGCTAGAAGCAACAAAGAGCAAGCTGTAGAATTCCCCAACCACCTTTGTAACACATTTACTCCATATAATATTGACGAAGATGCGCAAAATATTAGTACCTCAACTAACAAGCACTACACCATATCTAATAAAACAGCACAAAAAATTAGAGTCATAATCgggaaaacaaaaaaacaataaagcactAGGAATCGACctaatcaatggtaaaatcttgaaaaacaaTCCCCTAAAAGCAATACGTTGCAATCTTAAGAATCCAATACTTTCCTAATCTATGGAAGCTGGCACAAATCATTATGTTACCTAAGCCGGGCAAAGACCCACACCAAACTGAATCTTACAGACCAATATCACTACTTCCTTTGTTTTCCAAAAtactagagaaaataatatacgatcacctaaaaccaacaatagagaaagaaaaattaataccacatcatcaatttggattcagacaCAAACACACCgcgatagagcaaatgcacaggTTCGTCAACGAAATTTTGCTagtaatagaaaagaaacaatactgtacatcCTTCTTCGTGAACAttgagaaagcatttgacaaagtgAACCATGAAAGCCTCTTACAACCAATCAAAAAACACTTCCCGGAACAAATCCACCACTTACTCAAATCGTACTTACGCAACAGAACATTTGTAGTAAAAGTAAAGGATGAATATTCTAAAGtaaaagacatcaaggcaAGGGTACCGTAAGGAAGCGTCTTACTAATATTATACGCACTATACACGATcgacataccaacaactaccaacagcaaaatactgacattcgcggacgacacggctgtactagtcaggcatACTAatccagaaacagcagtcacattactacaggAGCActtcacaaaaatagaaaaaatggCTACAAGatgaacaaataaaagcaaacctcagtaaatgcaaccatattacatttacattagGAAACGGAAACCACCAAATATCCAACTGAGTGGCACGCACATGGCACAAACAAGGCAAGTTAAATACCTAGGACACCNNNNNNNNNNNNNNNNNNNNNNNNNNNNNNNNNNNNNNNNNNNNNNNNNNNNNNNNNNNNNNNNNNNNNNNNNNNNNNNNNNNNNNNNNNNNNNNNNNNNNNNNNNNNNNNNNNNNNNNNNNNNNNNNNNNNNNNNNNNNNNNNNNNNNNNNNNNNNNNNNNNNNNNNNNNNNNNNNNNNNNNNNNNNNNNNNNNNNNNNNNNNNNNNNNNNNNNNNNNNNNNNNNNNNNNNNNNNNNNNNNNNNNNNNNNNNNNNNNNNNNNNNNNNNNNNNNNNNNNNNNNNAGAAAAACACAATGAAAGAACTGTAACACATCCAAACCAGAtggctgctgaagcgagcaaaactctcacagaaagaagactaaaaaaaGAACACCCTACTGAcatcactaaagaaataaaatagtcgaactcgaagatggtatcc
This DNA window, taken from Bombus pyrosoma isolate SC7728 linkage group LG6, ASM1482585v1, whole genome shotgun sequence, encodes the following:
- the LOC122568406 gene encoding odorant receptor 13a-like, which encodes MVTIFLQVASYFNLIFNTEKFKNILLFIKNDHNYYMNRPENMILQYYARQGSKIILYYVSYIYITITAFVLIPTVSLINELVNHSEERSLPIEIDYGIDIQEYFYYLFIPLYVSMFIVPHVIASCDSTYLLYVHHASALFAIVSYELKTIHIFDTSSLINLKDYDLLEKYKDVELSPDEQKKIFKKLLLCIRRHQNAIKYANLVESFFTKSILAQMFFNVVSLSIGGVEVVLNLGNTRNVMRFGALALAQAIHIFILCFPGQTLLNHSEEVYAAACEVVWYIFPKRCHNLYIFLLTRTMVFNKITAFKLSVMSMETFLSIIQTAMSYFTVLLSTT